In Candidatus Cloacimonadota bacterium, the genomic stretch CTGTAAGACTGGGACAGAGTCTAGGCTACAATGAGATAATATCGCCATTATTGGCAGCCTGGCTTGCTAATATTCTTTTTGGCACAATTGGTGTTGTAGGTATTCTGCGAGCCGGGAAGTAATTTTTATACTTATTAGAAAAGACAAGAAATGCAAAATCTAATTCAGCTGCTTATCGGTAGTTTTGTGCTAAGTGCAATACATGTTTCTATTCCTAACCATTGGCTTCCATTGGTTGCAATAAGCAAAACTGAGAATTGGGCTCGTGGTGAAACGCTGGGAGCTGCATCTATTACTGCTTTTGCGCATACCGCCAGCACTATTTTAGTTGGAGTTATGATTTGCTTAATTGGCTTTAAACTTTCTTCTACAAGAGTCAATGTCTAAAATAGGTAGAGTGCTTCTGTATTTAATCCTAATTTATTACCCTTTGAAGGCGAAACAGGGAGAAGTGCTCATTATTATATTAACCACTTAAAAAGAGAAAAATTTCGCACTAAAATTGTGGAACAAAACCCCAGTGAAATAATCCCGATATATCGGGACACTGGGTAAAGGAGAAAAGATGAAAAAGACTATATTAACAATAGTTCTGGGCCTATTTATCGCCTCTGGAGTTAAGGCACAAACAACATTTGAGCGCACTTATGGCGGCACTGACGAGGATTATGGCTCTTCAGTCCAACAGACCTATGATGGTGGATATATCATTGCAGGATGGACAGAGTCGTTAACTGGCGGTAACGATGTTTATCTGATAAAGACAGATGAGGATGGCGATACCGTCTGGACAAAGACATATGGTGGCACGCGTACCGATGAAGGCTTTTCAGTTCAACAAACCTCTGATAGTGGGTACATCGTTGTGGGACACACATATTCGTTCGGTGCAGCTTATGAAGATGATGTCTGGCTTATAAAGACAGATTCAGATGGTGATACGCTCTGGACAAAGGCATACGGCGAAAGTAATCACTGTGATAGGGGCTATTCTGTTCAACAGACCAATGATAGGGGATATATAATAACGGGATATACAGAGTCTTACGGTCTAAATTATGCTCATGTCTGGCTCATTAAGACAGATTCGTTGGGAAATATATTATGGGATAAGACATTTGGCGGAGCCGACAACATCGGTTATGGTCGTTCTGTTCAGCAGACTAATGAAGGGGGATATATAATAACTGGATGGACAGATTCTTACGGTACGGGTGATAATGATGTGTGGCTCATAAAGACAGATTCGTCAGGAAATTTTTTATGGGATAAAAAATTTGGTAGAGGGTACCACGATTATGGTCGTTCTGTTCGGCAAACTAATGATGGGGGATATATTGTAACTGGAGAGACACGCCCTTACGGTGCAGATAATTCTGATGTATGGCTCATTAAGACATACGCAAATGGTGATACGGTCTGGACAAAGACATACGGCGGAAGTACTGCTGATAGGGGCTGGTCTGTTCGGCAGACTTTTGGTGGGGGATATATAATAACTGGATACACAACATCCGGCGCAGGCAGTGGTGATGTCTGGCTTATAAAGGCAGATTCATCAGGAAATAAATTATGGGATAAGACATTCGGCGGAAGTTCCTATGATTATGGTCGTTCTGTTCAGCAAACTAATGATGGTGGATATATCGTAACTGGAATAACAAGCTCTTACGGTGCAGGCAATGAGGATGTCTATCTTATCAAGACAGATGGTGATGGATTTGTGAATATAGATAATGAGCCTTTAGTGACTAATAATTATCTTTTTCTTCAGAACTATCCTAACCCGTTCAAGACTGAAACTACAATTCGTTTTTCATTAAAAGGACCATCTCACGTGGAACTTAAAATTTATAATATCAAAGGTCAATTAGTAAAGAAATTAGTTGATTGTCAGCAAATGAGTGGCAAACATTCCGTAGTCTGGGATGGCAGTGATGAGAATGGAAAAGCAGTTAGTAATGAAATATATCTGTATAGGTTGCATTCAAATGGTGCTAGTGAAACGCGTAAAATGTTACTGATTAAATGAACTATCTTACTAACCATTGATATTCAAAAAGGAAGATGGCTGAAGTTATCTTCCTTTTTTTATGATAAAAAATATACAAATTATTATTGACTTATATAAACAACAGTTAAAAATAAAGACAAAAAATGCAAAATCTAATTCAATTAATCATCGGCAGTTTTGTGGAGATGTAATCATGAAAAAAGAATATAAATAAGACCTGTATGGATATTTGTTAGAAAAGTATTATCATAAGAAACAGGAAAAATGCTATATTCGTAGAGATGACGGACAAATAGATGAAACTGATCTAAATTTATATTTTGAATTAAATACAGAAAGAGAGTTACTATTTAAACCAAATATATGTAAGCATATCAAAAGCCCAATACTTGATGTTGGATGTGGAGCAGGAAGGGTTGCTCAATATTTTCAGGATTTAGGATATAAAGTTGTTGGCATAGATATTAGCAAGGAAGCAATTTCAATTGCTAAAAATCTTGGCATGCAAGATGCAGTTCTTGGCTCCATCTGGGATTTTCAATCAGAACCTAAATTTGAAACGGTTTTATTGTATGGAAATAATATGGGTTTAGCAGAAAGAGTTGAAAATATTCCTAAATTTTTGGATAAATTATTCTCCTTGATGAACCCACAAGATGGTGGAAAAGTTATTTGTACCAGTCTAATCTTTTTCAATACTGATAGGAAAGTTCATTTAGACTATCATAAGTT encodes the following:
- a CDS encoding FlgD immunoglobulin-like domain containing protein; protein product: MKKTILTIVLGLFIASGVKAQTTFERTYGGTDEDYGSSVQQTYDGGYIIAGWTESLTGGNDVYLIKTDEDGDTVWTKTYGGTRTDEGFSVQQTSDSGYIVVGHTYSFGAAYEDDVWLIKTDSDGDTLWTKAYGESNHCDRGYSVQQTNDRGYIITGYTESYGLNYAHVWLIKTDSLGNILWDKTFGGADNIGYGRSVQQTNEGGYIITGWTDSYGTGDNDVWLIKTDSSGNFLWDKKFGRGYHDYGRSVRQTNDGGYIVTGETRPYGADNSDVWLIKTYANGDTVWTKTYGGSTADRGWSVRQTFGGGYIITGYTTSGAGSGDVWLIKADSSGNKLWDKTFGGSSYDYGRSVQQTNDGGYIVTGITSSYGAGNEDVYLIKTDGDGFVNIDNEPLVTNNYLFLQNYPNPFKTETTIRFSLKGPSHVELKIYNIKGQLVKKLVDCQQMSGKHSVVWDGSDENGKAVSNEIYLYRLHSNGASETRKMLLIK
- a CDS encoding methyltransferase domain-containing protein — translated: MLEKYYHKKQEKCYIRRDDGQIDETDLNLYFELNTERELLFKPNICKHIKSPILDVGCGAGRVAQYFQDLGYKVVGIDISKEAISIAKNLGMQDAVLGSIWDFQSEPKFETVLLYGNNMGLAERVENIPKFLDKLFSLMNPQDGGKVICTSLIFFNTDRKVHLDYHKFKREKGDYPGNLKLRFETDKFYNDWFEYCFIPLEDMNLVLAGTPYRIIEKHLGDVNYIAVIEKKQE